A stretch of the Vibrio aphrogenes genome encodes the following:
- the cra gene encoding catabolite repressor/activator — protein sequence MTLDEIAKLAGVSKTTASYVINGKATKYRISQKTQQKVMAVVEEHQYQPDHAAAALRAGLSRSFGLVIPDLENTSYARLAKLLEANSRQAGYQILIGCSDDMPDTEKAVVNALVSRRIDALFVASSMADANEFYASIQARGVPVIALDRPLDDEIFSCVISEDFEGALRLTSSVLTEDVQSMGLIGALPELNISKERQLGVEAAIRQYRMMQTQGAQMISLQVEYGQQFNPESGRAAVEKWLQQGRVPDAIITTSYTLLEGVLDVLFEHPELMNRIRIATYGDNRLLDFLPIKINSLSQRFEIIADSALELALNASAKRYQPGVELVARQLKVRNKIIE from the coding sequence ATGACTCTAGATGAAATAGCTAAACTGGCGGGGGTGTCCAAAACGACGGCCAGTTACGTCATCAATGGTAAAGCGACTAAATATCGTATTAGCCAAAAAACACAGCAAAAAGTGATGGCAGTGGTTGAAGAACATCAATATCAACCCGACCATGCTGCGGCCGCTTTACGTGCCGGTTTGAGTCGTTCATTTGGTTTAGTGATCCCAGATTTAGAGAACACCAGTTACGCGCGATTAGCCAAATTATTAGAAGCCAACTCTCGTCAAGCTGGGTATCAAATTTTGATTGGTTGCTCTGATGACATGCCTGACACGGAAAAGGCGGTGGTGAATGCTTTGGTCAGTCGTCGTATTGATGCGCTGTTTGTGGCCAGCTCGATGGCGGATGCCAATGAATTTTATGCCAGTATTCAAGCTCGTGGGGTGCCGGTTATTGCACTCGACAGACCGCTTGATGATGAGATTTTTAGCTGTGTGATCAGTGAGGACTTTGAAGGTGCATTACGATTAACCTCATCGGTCTTAACTGAGGATGTGCAATCGATGGGATTAATTGGCGCGCTACCAGAGCTTAATATTTCCAAAGAAAGACAGCTAGGGGTTGAGGCCGCCATTCGTCAATATCGAATGATGCAGACTCAAGGGGCGCAAATGATCAGCTTGCAAGTGGAATATGGTCAGCAATTTAATCCGGAATCTGGGCGGGCAGCGGTTGAAAAATGGTTACAACAAGGCCGCGTACCAGATGCGATTATTACCACTTCTTATACCTTACTCGAAGGAGTGTTGGATGTGTTGTTTGAGCATCCGGAGTTAATGAATCGCATCCGGATCGCCACCTATGGTGATAATCGGTTATTGGATTTTCTGCCCATTAAGATCAACTCCTTATCACAACGATTTGAAATTATAGCAGATAGTGCTTTGGAATTAGCGTTGAATGCCTCAGCGAAGCGTTATCAACCAGGGGTTGAGTTAGTGGCTCGACAATTAAAAGTGCGTAATAAAATCATCGAATAG
- the fruB gene encoding fused PTS fructose transporter subunit IIA/HPr protein, whose amino-acid sequence MLILTPNEVTLAQSANDKTVAIKNIAQSLTDQGYVESGYVEGMLAREGQSSTFLGNGIAIPHGTTDTRDLVKKTGVSVHHFPQGVDWGNGTVYVAIGIAAKSDEHLGILKQLTKVLSADGVEAALKEAKNEQDIINVLNGQTQLLADFDATLIQQKFPASDMLQMTAVAGGLLRNSGCTGDAYISEIITKTPTDLGQGLWLVSGGKEVHRSAMSFVSTANDCEYQGKQVKALIAFAACNASHKPLLYKLTQLLLSKRQDDILNADVNQLLDLFDLSEKAPEISHDDANSAVFTIKNTHGLHARPGAMLVAEAKKFESTIRVENLDGEGGAVNAKSLMKVIALGVKHGHRLQFTADGNDAELALAALGKAIESGLGEG is encoded by the coding sequence ATGCTTATTTTAACTCCGAATGAAGTCACGCTTGCTCAATCGGCCAATGACAAAACTGTTGCCATTAAAAACATTGCTCAGAGCTTAACCGACCAAGGTTATGTCGAAAGTGGCTATGTAGAAGGCATGCTTGCTCGTGAAGGACAATCGTCGACCTTTTTAGGCAATGGCATTGCGATCCCTCATGGCACCACTGACACTCGTGATCTGGTCAAAAAAACCGGCGTTAGTGTGCATCATTTCCCACAAGGAGTAGATTGGGGTAATGGGACGGTTTATGTTGCGATCGGTATTGCAGCTAAGTCTGACGAACACTTAGGCATTTTAAAACAATTAACCAAAGTGCTTTCAGCCGATGGCGTGGAAGCGGCGCTCAAAGAAGCAAAAAACGAGCAAGACATTATCAATGTGTTGAATGGTCAAACCCAGTTATTGGCCGACTTTGATGCCACTTTAATCCAACAAAAATTCCCAGCCAGTGACATGCTGCAAATGACGGCTGTTGCAGGTGGATTATTACGTAACTCCGGCTGTACTGGAGATGCTTATATTTCAGAAATCATCACCAAAACCCCAACCGATTTAGGCCAAGGGTTGTGGCTCGTAAGCGGCGGAAAAGAAGTACACCGCTCGGCGATGTCTTTTGTATCAACCGCGAATGATTGTGAATATCAAGGCAAACAAGTGAAAGCTTTAATTGCTTTTGCCGCTTGTAATGCCAGCCATAAACCATTGCTTTACAAACTGACTCAATTGTTATTATCCAAACGTCAAGATGACATCTTAAATGCTGACGTAAACCAATTATTAGATCTCTTTGATTTGTCTGAAAAGGCTCCTGAAATTTCCCACGACGATGCCAATAGTGCGGTCTTTACCATTAAAAACACCCATGGTTTACATGCTCGCCCTGGCGCTATGTTGGTAGCAGAAGCGAAGAAATTTGAGTCGACAATTCGCGTAGAAAACTTGGACGGAGAAGGCGGCGCTGTCAATGCGAAAAGCTTAATGAAGGTCATTGCATTAGGCGTAAAACATGGTCATCGCTTGCAATTTACCGCAGACGGTAATGATGCCGAGTTAGCTTTAGCAGC